The following proteins are co-located in the Deinococcus metallilatus genome:
- the dusA gene encoding tRNA dihydrouridine(20/20a) synthase DusA, producing MMAPLRPPHTLSVAPMMDWTDRHCRAFHRTLTRRTLLYTEMVTTGAILHGDRERHLGFGSVEHPVALQLGGSDPAALAECARIAQDWGYDEVNLNCGCPSDRVQNGSFGACLMGTPDVVGRAVEAMRGATSLPVTVKHRIGIDDLDSYDHLTRFVRTVAEAECETFIVHARKAWLSGLSPKENREIPPLRYEVVRQLKADFPHLTVVLNGGVLTLEAAQEHLAWADGVMIGRAAYQDPYLLAAADRDVFGEDVSLPTRREAIEAFLPYVAAQLEQGQPLNRMMKHTLGLFAGQPGARHWKRTLSEQGHRPGAGLEVVREALAGVPDAVLDARPGVGEIQAV from the coding sequence ATGATGGCCCCCCTCCGCCCGCCCCACACGCTCTCGGTCGCTCCTATGATGGACTGGACCGACCGGCATTGCCGCGCGTTTCACCGCACGCTGACGCGCCGCACGCTGCTCTATACCGAGATGGTCACGACCGGCGCGATTCTGCATGGCGACCGCGAGCGGCATCTGGGCTTCGGGTCAGTCGAGCATCCGGTGGCCCTGCAACTGGGCGGGAGTGATCCGGCCGCGCTGGCCGAGTGCGCCCGGATTGCCCAGGACTGGGGCTACGACGAGGTGAACCTGAACTGCGGCTGCCCCAGCGACCGCGTGCAGAATGGCTCTTTTGGCGCCTGCCTGATGGGCACGCCGGACGTGGTGGGCCGCGCCGTGGAGGCGATGCGCGGCGCGACCTCTCTCCCCGTGACCGTGAAGCACCGCATAGGCATCGACGATCTGGACAGTTACGACCACCTCACACGCTTCGTGCGGACGGTGGCGGAGGCCGAGTGCGAAACCTTCATCGTCCACGCGCGCAAGGCGTGGCTCTCGGGCCTCTCGCCCAAGGAGAACCGCGAGATTCCGCCGCTGCGCTACGAGGTGGTGCGGCAACTCAAGGCCGACTTCCCGCACCTGACGGTCGTGCTCAACGGGGGCGTGCTGACGCTGGAGGCCGCGCAGGAGCATCTGGCCTGGGCCGACGGCGTGATGATCGGCCGCGCCGCCTACCAGGACCCCTATCTCCTCGCTGCCGCCGACCGCGACGTGTTCGGGGAGGATGTGTCTCTACCCACCCGCCGTGAGGCCATCGAAGCCTTCCTGCCCTACGTCGCCGCGCAACTGGAACAGGGCCAGCCCCTCAACCGCATGATGAAACACACCCTCGGCCTGTTCGCGGGACAGCCCGGCGCGCGGCACTGGAAGCGGACGCTCAGCGAACAGGGCCACCGTCCCGGCGCGGGGCTGGAGGTGGTGCGGGAGGCGCTGGCGGGCGTGCCGGATGCGGTCTTGGACGCGCGGCCGGGGGTGGGGGAGATTCAGGCGGTCTGA
- the topA gene encoding type I DNA topoisomerase, which produces MSRTLVIVESPAKARTIEKYLGKGYAVESSIGHIRDLPRSAADIPEKYKGKAWARLGLDIEDDFRPLYVVSPEKRQHVARLRKLAAEADEIILATDDDREGESIAWHLYQELRPRVPVKRMVFHEITREAIQQAIEHPRAIDTNLVEAQEARRALDRLYGYEVSPVLWKKVAPKLSAGRVQSVATRMLVERERERMRFVSGTWWDLLVTAATAEGATFPARLTDVAGQRLATGKDFDPLTGKLKKGAEVRLLDEAAALALAEGLKGQPLTVTSAEEKPFTQRPYPPFITSTLQQEGSRKLGFAATRTMRAAQRLYEQGYITYMRTDSTNLSGEAVNAARTQVKAMYGEAYLSPQPRVYAKKAKNAQEAHEAIRPAGSSFRTPDSLRSELSGDEWRLYDLIWKRTVACQMADARGRSLRVRLAGTAVTGEVVGLSASGRTIDFPGFLRAYVEGSDDPTAALEDRETPLPPLKEGQRVTAEGVKPEGHETQPPARYTEASLVQALEAAGIGRPSTYASILGTIQDRGYAVKKGQALVPTWTAFATSALLEHHFGRLVDYDFTAKMEEDLDDIAGGREHRVPYLRRFYLGEGGEGMALRPLIDSKMGEIDARGIATIAVPRLEGSGIEVRVGRYGPYMQRGEQKANLPDDLAPDELTFEKAEELMSRPTGDRVIGTDEASGQPVVARAGRYGPYVTLGEGNPPIRSASLFPGDDLNTITLERALRLLSLPRLVGVSEGEEIWAQNGKFGPYLKRGNDSRSLATHEQLFTVSLPEAEALFMQPRFRARGTAAAPLKTFEYEGRAPILLKSGRYGPYLTDGERNATLRKGEDEANLTAERALEILEERGKAPQKKAGQQKAGQKKAAKPARAGAKAGTKAAPKKTATKTGMAQKAAAPRKAATPAAPKTTAKPTFTWADLKPHLGVLSEPERALVTATREQGRKVEDVAPALGLDVKKAKGMALQASKKLNQAARGA; this is translated from the coding sequence ATGTCCAGAACCCTCGTGATCGTCGAGTCGCCCGCCAAGGCCAGAACCATCGAGAAGTACCTCGGGAAGGGGTACGCGGTGGAGTCCTCCATCGGGCACATTCGCGACCTGCCCAGGAGTGCCGCCGACATCCCCGAGAAGTACAAGGGCAAGGCCTGGGCACGCCTCGGCCTGGACATCGAGGACGACTTCCGGCCCCTGTACGTCGTGTCCCCCGAAAAACGCCAGCACGTCGCCCGCCTCCGCAAGCTGGCCGCCGAGGCCGACGAGATCATCCTCGCCACCGACGACGACCGCGAGGGCGAGAGCATCGCCTGGCACCTCTATCAGGAACTGAGGCCCAGGGTGCCGGTCAAGCGGATGGTCTTCCACGAGATCACCCGGGAAGCCATTCAGCAGGCCATCGAACATCCCCGCGCCATCGACACCAATCTGGTAGAGGCGCAGGAGGCCCGCCGCGCCCTGGACCGCCTCTACGGCTACGAGGTCAGCCCGGTGCTGTGGAAGAAGGTGGCCCCGAAGCTCAGCGCGGGCCGCGTGCAGTCGGTGGCGACCCGGATGCTGGTCGAGCGCGAGCGCGAGCGGATGCGTTTCGTGAGTGGGACGTGGTGGGATCTGCTGGTGACGGCGGCGACGGCGGAAGGCGCGACCTTCCCCGCCCGCCTCACCGACGTGGCCGGGCAGCGGCTGGCGACCGGCAAGGACTTCGACCCCCTGACGGGCAAGCTGAAGAAGGGGGCCGAGGTGCGCCTGCTGGACGAGGCGGCGGCGCTTGCCCTGGCGGAAGGTCTGAAAGGACAGCCCCTCACCGTCACCAGCGCCGAGGAAAAGCCTTTCACGCAGCGGCCCTACCCGCCCTTCATCACCTCCACGCTCCAGCAGGAGGGGAGCCGCAAGCTGGGCTTTGCTGCCACCCGCACCATGCGCGCGGCGCAGCGGCTCTACGAGCAGGGGTACATCACCTATATGCGGACCGACTCCACCAACCTCTCGGGTGAGGCGGTGAACGCAGCCCGCACCCAGGTGAAGGCGATGTACGGCGAGGCCTACCTCAGCCCGCAGCCGCGCGTGTACGCGAAAAAGGCCAAGAACGCCCAGGAGGCGCACGAGGCCATCCGTCCCGCCGGGAGCAGCTTCCGCACGCCCGATTCCCTCCGCAGCGAACTCTCCGGCGACGAGTGGCGCCTCTACGACCTGATCTGGAAACGCACGGTGGCCTGCCAGATGGCCGACGCGCGGGGCCGCAGCCTGCGGGTGCGCCTGGCGGGAACGGCGGTGACAGGTGAAGTCGTGGGCCTGAGTGCCTCTGGCCGCACCATCGACTTCCCCGGCTTCCTGCGCGCCTACGTGGAAGGTAGCGACGACCCCACCGCCGCCCTCGAAGATCGCGAGACGCCGTTGCCGCCGCTGAAGGAAGGCCAGCGCGTGACCGCCGAGGGCGTGAAACCCGAAGGCCACGAGACGCAGCCGCCCGCCCGCTACACCGAGGCCAGCCTGGTGCAGGCGCTGGAGGCCGCCGGAATCGGCCGCCCCTCCACCTACGCGAGCATCCTGGGCACCATTCAGGACCGGGGCTACGCGGTCAAGAAGGGGCAGGCGCTCGTGCCCACCTGGACCGCCTTCGCCACCTCGGCGCTGCTCGAACACCACTTCGGGCGGCTGGTGGACTACGACTTCACCGCGAAGATGGAAGAGGACCTGGACGACATCGCGGGTGGGCGGGAACATCGCGTGCCGTACCTGCGCCGCTTCTACCTGGGCGAGGGCGGCGAGGGGATGGCCCTGCGGCCCCTGATCGACTCCAAGATGGGTGAGATCGACGCGCGCGGCATCGCCACCATCGCTGTGCCCAGGCTGGAAGGCAGCGGCATCGAGGTCCGGGTGGGCCGCTACGGCCCGTACATGCAGCGCGGCGAACAAAAGGCCAATCTCCCCGACGACCTCGCGCCGGACGAACTGACCTTTGAGAAGGCCGAGGAGCTGATGAGCCGCCCCACCGGGGACCGCGTGATCGGCACCGACGAGGCCAGCGGGCAGCCCGTGGTGGCCCGCGCCGGACGCTACGGCCCTTACGTCACGCTGGGCGAGGGCAATCCGCCCATCCGCTCCGCCAGCCTGTTTCCCGGCGACGATCTGAACACGATTACGCTGGAGCGGGCGCTGCGCCTGCTGAGCCTCCCGCGCCTGGTGGGGGTGTCGGAGGGCGAGGAAATCTGGGCGCAGAACGGCAAGTTCGGCCCCTACCTGAAGCGCGGGAACGACTCGCGCAGCCTCGCCACGCACGAGCAACTCTTCACAGTGTCGCTGCCGGAGGCCGAGGCGCTCTTCATGCAGCCGCGGTTCCGGGCCAGGGGGACGGCCGCCGCACCCCTGAAGACCTTCGAGTACGAGGGCCGTGCCCCCATCCTGCTGAAGTCGGGCCGCTACGGGCCTTATCTGACCGACGGCGAACGCAATGCGACCCTCCGCAAGGGCGAGGACGAGGCGAACCTGACCGCCGAACGCGCCCTGGAGATTCTGGAAGAACGCGGCAAGGCGCCCCAGAAAAAAGCGGGACAGCAGAAGGCCGGGCAGAAGAAGGCGGCGAAGCCAGCCCGTGCCGGAGCGAAGGCGGGCACGAAGGCCGCCCCCAAAAAGACCGCCACGAAAACCGGCATGGCCCAAAAGGCCGCCGCCCCCCGCAAGGCGGCCACCCCGGCCGCGCCGAAGACGACCGCGAAACCCACCTTCACCTGGGCCGACCTCAAGCCGCACCTGGGCGTCCTGAGCGAGCCGGAACGCGCGCTGGTGACCGCCACCCGCGAGCAGGGCCGCAAGGTGGAGGACGTGGCGCCCGCGCTGGGGCTGGACGTGAAGAAGGCGAAGGGCATGGCGCTTCAGGCCAGCAAGAAACTGAACCAGGCGGCGCGGGGAGCGTAG
- a CDS encoding M42 family metallopeptidase, whose protein sequence is MNPQPESSPPALNQDFLFALLREAGPSGFERRAADVWKKEAATFARVSEDHYGNVYAELGPEDAPAVALLGHLDEIGLMVSHVGDEGFLSVLAIGGWDPQVLVGQRVRLLAPEGDLIGVIGKKAIHVMEPEDRKHASKLEDLWIDVGLSKEEAQARIPVGTVGVIEQAPVMVGDRIVSRALDNRVGAFVVLEALRALQGADLKHRVVAVGTSQEEIGSFGSQVGSHRLKPVAGVAVDVTHETKQPGVSEKKYGVVPFGSGANLSVGAMTSPVILRQMIAAAQQEGIPYTLSANPRLTHTDADTMILSRSGVPGAVVSVPNRYMHSPNEMVDARDVQACIDLLAAWVRGLDAEPDFTR, encoded by the coding sequence GTGAATCCCCAGCCTGAATCCAGCCCGCCCGCCCTGAACCAGGATTTCCTGTTCGCCCTGCTGCGCGAGGCGGGCCCCAGCGGCTTCGAGCGCCGCGCCGCCGACGTGTGGAAAAAGGAAGCGGCCACCTTCGCCCGCGTCAGCGAGGACCACTACGGCAACGTGTATGCCGAACTCGGCCCGGAAGACGCGCCCGCCGTCGCCCTGCTGGGCCACCTGGACGAGATCGGCCTGATGGTGAGCCACGTCGGGGACGAGGGCTTTCTGAGCGTGCTCGCCATCGGCGGCTGGGACCCGCAGGTGCTGGTCGGGCAGCGCGTCCGCCTGCTCGCGCCGGAGGGCGACCTCATCGGCGTGATCGGCAAAAAGGCGATTCACGTGATGGAACCCGAGGACCGCAAGCACGCCAGCAAGCTTGAGGACCTGTGGATCGACGTGGGCCTGAGCAAGGAGGAGGCCCAGGCCCGCATTCCGGTCGGCACCGTCGGCGTGATCGAGCAGGCGCCGGTGATGGTCGGGGACAGGATCGTCAGCCGCGCGCTGGACAACCGGGTGGGGGCCTTCGTCGTGCTGGAGGCGCTGCGGGCCCTGCAAGGCGCGGACCTGAAACACCGCGTCGTGGCCGTGGGCACCAGCCAGGAGGAGATCGGCAGCTTCGGCTCGCAGGTGGGCAGCCACCGGCTGAAGCCCGTCGCGGGCGTGGCCGTGGACGTGACGCACGAAACCAAGCAGCCCGGGGTGAGCGAGAAGAAGTACGGCGTGGTGCCCTTCGGCTCCGGCGCGAACCTCAGCGTGGGGGCCATGACCAGTCCGGTGATCCTGCGCCAGATGATCGCCGCCGCGCAGCAGGAAGGCATTCCCTACACCCTCAGCGCCAACCCGCGCCTCACCCACACCGACGCCGACACCATGATCCTGTCCCGCTCGGGCGTGCCGGGCGCCGTGGTCAGCGTCCCCAACCGCTACATGCACTCGCCCAACGAGATGGTCGATGCCCGCGACGTGCAAGCCTGCATCGACCTCCTCGCGGCATGGGTCAGGGGACTGGATGCCGAGCCGGACTTCACGCGCTGA
- the apaG gene encoding Co2+/Mg2+ efflux protein ApaG produces MSHPSYSTGPDVRVSVDVSYLPAHSTPGRRVFSYVIQVENHSDQTWQLLARHWDILDAGGRETVVDGEGVVGEQPVIPPGGAFVYDSFVTVQDTPGRMQGYYVMQDAWGVRAQVPIPPFVLEVPGERTLN; encoded by the coding sequence ATGAGCCATCCGAGCTATTCCACCGGGCCGGACGTGCGCGTCAGCGTGGACGTGTCCTACCTCCCCGCGCACTCCACCCCCGGGCGCCGCGTCTTCAGCTACGTCATCCAAGTCGAGAACCACAGCGATCAGACCTGGCAACTCCTGGCGAGGCACTGGGACATCCTCGACGCCGGGGGCCGCGAGACGGTCGTGGACGGCGAGGGCGTGGTGGGCGAGCAGCCGGTGATCCCGCCCGGGGGTGCTTTCGTCTACGACTCCTTCGTGACGGTGCAGGACACGCCCGGACGGATGCAGGGCTATTACGTGATGCAGGACGCCTGGGGCGTGCGGGCGCAGGTGCCGATTCCGCCCTTCGTGCTGGAGGTGCCGGGGGAGCGGACGCTGAACTGA
- the mqnC gene encoding cyclic dehypoxanthinyl futalosine synthase: MTAPMHAAGAELLQKAASGERLSAPEIEALYHLPLPDVAAVAHELRLARTHPDVVTFLIDRNINYTNICNVGCNFCAFYRTRRQADSYTLDYDQISAKITELEEVGGTRILMQGGVNAELPLDYYTGLLRHIKAQHPSIKIDAFSPEEVLFMERAFGLSLDELLDTLIAAGLDGLPGAGGEILEDEVRKKAAPARIRSEDWFRIIDAAQRKGLYTISTMVIGFGESYAQRTRHLLQIREQQDRANALYGGNGFSGFAMWTLQTEHTRLHGRAPGATAHEYLQQLAIARIALDNVPNIQASWPGQGFKVAQASLYYGANDLGSTMMEENVVSAAGGHGRHKATVRELIRIAVDAGFTPAIRNSRFRIIEWPDVGAYLDRAATNPEAERAVGAAG; encoded by the coding sequence ATGACTGCGCCTATGCACGCTGCGGGTGCCGAACTGCTTCAGAAGGCCGCGTCCGGCGAGCGCCTGAGCGCCCCCGAGATCGAGGCGCTGTATCACTTGCCGCTGCCCGATGTGGCGGCGGTCGCGCACGAACTGCGCCTCGCGCGCACCCACCCGGACGTGGTGACCTTCCTGATCGACCGCAACATCAACTACACCAACATCTGCAACGTGGGCTGCAACTTCTGTGCCTTTTACCGCACGCGCAGGCAGGCGGACAGCTACACGCTCGATTACGACCAGATCAGCGCCAAGATCACCGAGCTGGAGGAGGTGGGAGGCACCCGCATCCTGATGCAGGGCGGCGTGAATGCCGAATTGCCCCTGGACTACTACACGGGCCTCCTACGGCATATCAAGGCGCAGCACCCAAGCATCAAGATCGATGCCTTCTCGCCCGAAGAAGTGCTGTTCATGGAAAGGGCGTTCGGCCTGAGCCTGGACGAGTTGCTCGACACACTGATCGCGGCGGGCCTAGACGGTCTGCCGGGCGCGGGCGGTGAGATTCTGGAAGACGAGGTGCGGAAGAAGGCCGCCCCTGCCCGCATCCGCAGCGAGGACTGGTTCCGCATCATCGACGCGGCGCAGCGGAAGGGCCTCTACACGATCTCGACGATGGTGATCGGCTTTGGCGAGAGCTACGCGCAGCGCACCCGCCACCTCCTGCAAATCCGCGAGCAGCAGGACCGGGCGAACGCGCTGTACGGCGGCAACGGCTTTTCCGGCTTCGCGATGTGGACCCTCCAGACCGAACACACCCGCCTGCATGGCAGGGCGCCCGGCGCCACCGCCCACGAGTACCTCCAGCAACTCGCCATCGCCCGCATCGCGCTGGACAACGTGCCGAACATCCAGGCGTCGTGGCCGGGGCAGGGGTTCAAGGTGGCGCAGGCCTCGCTCTACTACGGCGCGAACGACCTCGGCTCCACCATGATGGAGGAGAACGTGGTCAGCGCGGCGGGCGGGCACGGGCGGCACAAGGCGACGGTGCGTGAACTGATCCGCATTGCTGTGGACGCCGGATTCACGCCCGCCATCCGCAACAGCCGCTTTAGAATCATTGAGTGGCCCGATGTGGGGGCATATCTGGACCGCGCCGCCACGAACCCGGAAGCGGAACGGGCGGTGGGGGCGGCGGGGTAA
- a CDS encoding HD domain-containing phosphohydrolase — MLPTAFPTPDVHVALLDLASGTMYPLSGDWLWVGWTPGQPVPLESWLHLAQPEDRRSLKRELARAVRVGDAQVRRMSFRLGPCASRSLSGTVQVEAEWQVVRRTPAGQPSHLGVALRLLPEGDAPLPAPAPLTVRPPGAGLPGLATETATFTWTQAASSLPALQVSPVLAKWLGTAPTTLPGLLAHLDAQSACAVESYLQDPDPAAPLERLAELRGAGHPSTGEPEMVVRPVLLSVQPPTHLAGARVAFGVLRDVGETLRLHQALADRERLLSEAQALARLGSWRFDLRRGTLVWSEGIFHLLGLSVGLPDTATWLAHTHPEDWGAVQAALVGDWGGARLSLRHRLLRADGEERVIEVRGRAEFGPDGQPALLYGTAQDVTGQVRAEAQEREARRLQAALLDAAAAVTATLDRHEVLARLVDSVGRIVPFDAASVMLLGPDGDTLHVLLRQYGPDAPAQARAMPQMSALSEFPGLAPTVLRGVPCVVEDVSTSPAWVDHPQRRWVRSMLLHPILLEGKLLGLLVLTSALPGTFTAERAETVRLFMGYVRAALHNSRLYEAARREARRASVLADLAAQLNRPLGPEQVAEVVAQGTRVALGRGCVSIIRHDPQRGEWYRAARVGFEEHPGAALPDVRNRPPLLPPQVRSGELGIGTRAVLLSETHPEDVPVLARLGYRQALCISMGRDGNFLAGLYVGLLDPLPFTPEDQELLMGIAEQAALAFLNADLRAENAARVRDLTVLNLTAQRFAQLLDEAALADALVDAATEHFDAACAWVAALTPEGRLLPLSTRPQPLPDLGPEWPGPHPTLAALSLDGPAVLHPDSHREWWADAQAQDIRSAAVIPVPLPNREVHDRPNLLLLLSRVPGVYTPQRLHVLSTLVHHFGTALHNARLFQDTRQRLARLEALHDLDTVISTAPDLGQVMDRVAAIAAAQPGVSAVTVGLCGPQPSELEYVATRGLDGPLSAAPDGGGEGPAAQVVREGHPLRIADVQTSTLTGPGTWPRRMGAAGYQALPLSAKGEVLGVLEYAWQGEEPDPQTHVFLRVLADQAAIASESARLYRDLQRQSAFLARAYDETLEGWSRALDLRDKETEGHTRRVTDLTVQLAQAFGLPPEDMLHLRRGALLHDIGKMGIPDAILHKPGPLDAQEWAVMKRHPQLALELLSPIQFLRPALDIPHGHHEKWDGSGYPRGLRGEAIPLPARLFAVVDVWDALTNDRPYRPAWTPARALAHIRAESGTHFDPRVVEAFTALILERWPELAEEEEE, encoded by the coding sequence ATGCTGCCCACCGCGTTCCCCACCCCCGATGTTCACGTGGCCCTGCTTGATCTCGCAAGCGGCACCATGTATCCGCTGTCGGGCGACTGGCTGTGGGTGGGCTGGACGCCCGGGCAGCCGGTGCCGCTGGAGAGCTGGCTGCACCTGGCCCAGCCCGAGGACCGGCGCAGCCTGAAACGCGAGCTGGCCCGGGCGGTGCGGGTGGGCGACGCGCAGGTCCGGCGGATGAGCTTTCGCCTGGGGCCTTGCGCCAGCCGGTCCCTCAGCGGGACCGTGCAGGTGGAGGCGGAGTGGCAGGTCGTCCGCCGCACCCCCGCTGGGCAGCCCAGTCACCTGGGCGTGGCGCTGCGGCTGCTTCCGGAGGGGGACGCGCCCCTGCCTGCGCCTGCTCCCTTGACCGTGCGGCCGCCCGGCGCCGGGTTGCCGGGTCTGGCGACCGAAACCGCCACCTTCACCTGGACCCAGGCGGCCTCCAGCCTGCCTGCCCTCCAGGTCAGCCCGGTCCTCGCGAAGTGGCTGGGCACCGCCCCGACCACGCTGCCGGGGCTGCTGGCCCACCTCGACGCGCAGAGTGCCTGTGCGGTCGAGAGCTACCTGCAAGACCCGGATCCTGCGGCCCCACTGGAGCGGCTGGCCGAGCTGCGCGGCGCCGGGCACCCGTCCACCGGGGAACCGGAAATGGTGGTGCGCCCGGTGCTGCTCAGCGTGCAGCCGCCCACCCACCTGGCCGGGGCACGGGTGGCCTTCGGGGTGCTGCGCGACGTGGGGGAGACCCTCCGGCTGCACCAGGCCCTGGCGGACCGCGAGAGGTTGCTAAGCGAGGCGCAGGCCCTCGCGCGGCTGGGGTCCTGGCGCTTTGACCTGCGGCGCGGCACGCTGGTCTGGTCGGAGGGCATCTTTCACCTGCTGGGGTTGTCGGTGGGGCTGCCCGATACCGCGACGTGGCTGGCGCACACCCATCCCGAGGACTGGGGCGCGGTGCAGGCGGCCCTGGTGGGGGACTGGGGCGGGGCGAGGCTGTCCCTGCGACACCGTCTCCTGCGGGCGGACGGCGAGGAGCGCGTCATCGAGGTGCGGGGCCGCGCCGAGTTCGGTCCGGACGGCCAGCCTGCCCTGCTATACGGCACCGCCCAGGACGTGACCGGGCAGGTGCGCGCCGAGGCGCAGGAGCGCGAGGCCCGGCGCCTGCAAGCCGCGCTGCTGGACGCCGCCGCGGCGGTGACCGCCACCCTCGACCGGCACGAGGTGCTGGCCCGCCTGGTGGACAGCGTGGGGCGCATCGTGCCCTTCGATGCCGCCAGCGTCATGCTGCTTGGCCCGGACGGGGACACGCTGCATGTCCTGTTGCGCCAGTACGGGCCGGACGCCCCGGCACAGGCGCGGGCTATGCCGCAGATGAGTGCCCTCAGCGAATTCCCGGGGCTGGCGCCCACTGTGCTGCGCGGCGTGCCCTGCGTGGTGGAAGATGTCAGCACCTCCCCCGCCTGGGTGGACCATCCGCAGCGGCGCTGGGTCCGCAGTATGCTGCTGCACCCCATCCTGCTGGAAGGGAAACTGCTGGGCCTCCTGGTCCTGACGAGCGCCCTGCCCGGCACCTTCACCGCTGAGCGGGCCGAGACGGTGCGGCTCTTTATGGGCTACGTGCGCGCCGCGCTGCACAACAGCCGCCTGTACGAGGCCGCCCGCCGGGAAGCCCGCCGCGCCAGCGTGCTGGCCGATCTGGCGGCGCAGCTCAACCGCCCGCTGGGCCCCGAACAGGTCGCGGAGGTGGTCGCGCAGGGCACCCGCGTGGCGCTGGGACGCGGGTGCGTCAGCATCATCCGGCACGATCCGCAGCGGGGCGAGTGGTACCGGGCGGCGCGGGTGGGCTTCGAGGAGCATCCGGGCGCGGCTTTGCCGGACGTGCGAAACCGTCCTCCGCTGCTTCCCCCGCAGGTCCGCTCCGGCGAGCTGGGGATCGGCACGCGGGCGGTCCTGCTGTCGGAAACCCATCCGGAGGATGTGCCGGTGCTGGCCCGGCTGGGGTACCGCCAGGCGCTCTGCATCAGCATGGGGCGCGACGGGAACTTCCTGGCCGGTCTGTATGTCGGGCTGCTCGATCCGCTGCCCTTCACGCCCGAGGACCAGGAACTCCTGATGGGGATCGCGGAACAGGCCGCGCTGGCCTTTCTGAACGCTGACCTGCGGGCCGAGAACGCCGCGCGGGTGCGCGACCTGACCGTCCTGAACCTCACCGCGCAGCGCTTCGCCCAGCTCCTCGACGAGGCGGCGCTGGCTGACGCGCTGGTGGACGCGGCCACCGAACATTTCGACGCGGCCTGTGCCTGGGTGGCCGCCCTCACCCCGGAAGGCCGCCTGCTTCCCCTGTCCACGCGGCCCCAGCCGCTGCCCGACCTCGGCCCGGAGTGGCCCGGCCCCCACCCCACGCTGGCCGCCCTGTCGCTGGACGGCCCGGCGGTGCTGCACCCGGACAGCCACCGGGAGTGGTGGGCCGACGCGCAGGCCCAGGACATCCGGAGTGCCGCCGTGATTCCCGTGCCACTGCCGAACCGGGAAGTGCACGACCGGCCCAACCTGCTGCTGCTGCTCAGCCGGGTGCCGGGCGTGTACACCCCGCAGCGGCTGCACGTGCTGTCCACCCTCGTGCACCACTTCGGCACCGCGCTGCACAATGCCCGGCTCTTTCAGGACACCCGCCAGCGCCTCGCCCGCCTCGAAGCCCTGCACGACCTCGACACGGTGATCAGCACCGCGCCCGACCTCGGTCAGGTGATGGACCGTGTCGCGGCCATCGCCGCCGCGCAGCCGGGAGTGAGCGCCGTCACCGTCGGCCTGTGCGGGCCCCAGCCCTCCGAGCTGGAGTACGTCGCCACGCGGGGTCTGGACGGTCCCCTTTCCGCTGCCCCGGATGGCGGCGGCGAGGGGCCAGCGGCGCAGGTGGTGCGGGAAGGTCATCCGCTGCGAATCGCGGACGTGCAGACCTCTACCCTGACGGGGCCGGGGACGTGGCCGCGCCGGATGGGGGCGGCGGGCTACCAGGCGTTGCCGCTCAGCGCGAAGGGGGAGGTGCTGGGTGTGCTGGAGTACGCCTGGCAGGGGGAAGAACCCGACCCGCAGACCCACGTGTTCCTGCGGGTCCTGGCGGACCAGGCCGCCATCGCCAGCGAGAGTGCCCGGCTGTACCGCGATCTGCAACGCCAGAGTGCCTTTCTCGCCCGCGCCTACGACGAGACGCTGGAGGGCTGGTCCCGGGCGCTCGACCTGCGCGACAAGGAAACCGAGGGCCACACCCGCCGCGTCACCGACCTGACCGTGCAGTTGGCCCAGGCGTTCGGCCTGCCCCCCGAGGACATGCTCCACCTCCGGCGCGGGGCGCTGCTGCACGATATCGGCAAGATGGGGATTCCCGACGCCATCCTGCACAAGCCCGGTCCGCTCGACGCGCAGGAGTGGGCGGTGATGAAGCGTCACCCGCAGCTCGCCCTGGAACTGCTGTCGCCCATCCAGTTCCTGCGCCCCGCCCTGGACATCCCCCACGGGCACCACGAGAAATGGGACGGCAGCGGCTACCCCCGGGGGCTGCGCGGCGAGGCCATTCCCCTGCCCGCCCGGCTCTTCGCCGTGGTGGACGTGTGGGACGCCCTGACCAACGACCGCCCCTACCGTCCCGCCTGGACCCCGGCAAGGGCGCTGGCCCATATCCGCGCCGAGAGCGGCACCCACTTCGATCCCCGGGTCGTGGAGGCCTTCACGGCGCTGATTCTGGAACGCTGGCCGGAACTGGCGGAGGAGGAGGAGGAGTGA
- a CDS encoding GNAT family N-acetyltransferase, which produces MPPAVTVQPVSAATRAAVLALRVHPEQVRFSGEMPGLLQAAEADPRSVPMLVQAGEEVVGAFRLDFTPGAVARRDFGAPSVGLRAFFIDRERQGGGLGTGALHALANWLRHHHPEIRLLALSVNQRNPAARRAYEKAGFRVDGEPYLGGRAGPQDVLVLDLA; this is translated from the coding sequence GTGCCGCCTGCCGTGACCGTCCAGCCCGTGAGCGCCGCCACCCGCGCCGCCGTCCTCGCCCTGCGCGTCCACCCGGAACAGGTCCGCTTTTCCGGCGAGATGCCCGGGCTGCTCCAGGCGGCCGAGGCCGACCCCCGCAGCGTGCCCATGCTGGTGCAGGCGGGGGAAGAGGTGGTGGGCGCCTTCCGCCTGGACTTCACGCCGGGCGCGGTGGCCAGACGCGACTTTGGGGCGCCCAGTGTGGGCCTGCGCGCCTTCTTTATCGACCGGGAACGGCAGGGCGGGGGTCTGGGCACCGGGGCACTGCACGCCCTGGCGAACTGGCTCCGCCACCACCACCCCGAAATTCGCCTGCTGGCCCTCAGCGTCAACCAGCGCAATCCCGCCGCCCGCCGCGCCTACGAAAAGGCGGGATTCCGCGTGGACGGTGAGCCTTACCTGGGGGGGCGTGCCGGGCCGCAGGACGTGCTGGTGCTGGACCTGGCCTGA